The Spirosoma foliorum genome has a window encoding:
- the prfA gene encoding peptide chain release factor 1 — protein MLDQLEAIRERFNEVAQQIVQPEAVSDQKRFMKLSKEYKDLEKIVVQYQAYTQLLEEIENAKKIIATEKDEDFREMAKGELDELLPRRETMEEVLKEMLMPKDPNDSKNVILEIRGGTGGDEAAIFAGDIFRMYQRFCEKMGWRMSLVDYTEGTSGGYKEIITEIEGEDVYGKLKFESGVHRVQRVPATETQGRIHTSAASVAVLPEAEEVDVEINMNDIRKDTFCSSGAGGQSVNTTYSAVRLTHIPTGLVVQCQDERSQLKNFDKALTVLRSRLYEIELQKHNDAIASQRKTMVGSGDRSDKIRTYNYPQSRVTDHRIGMTVYNLPAVMDGGIGDFIEQLRIAENAERLKEGATA, from the coding sequence ATGCTTGACCAGTTAGAAGCCATTCGTGAACGCTTCAACGAAGTAGCTCAACAAATTGTACAGCCCGAAGCCGTTTCAGACCAGAAGCGGTTCATGAAGCTTAGTAAAGAATATAAAGATTTAGAAAAGATCGTAGTGCAGTATCAGGCTTATACCCAACTGCTTGAAGAGATCGAAAATGCAAAGAAAATCATTGCCACCGAAAAGGACGAAGATTTTCGGGAAATGGCGAAAGGCGAATTAGATGAGTTGCTACCCCGGCGGGAAACTATGGAGGAAGTGCTCAAGGAAATGCTGATGCCGAAAGATCCTAACGACAGCAAAAACGTTATTCTCGAAATTCGTGGTGGCACAGGTGGCGACGAAGCAGCCATCTTTGCGGGCGATATTTTCCGCATGTACCAACGGTTCTGCGAGAAAATGGGCTGGCGCATGTCGCTGGTCGATTACACGGAAGGAACATCGGGGGGCTATAAAGAGATCATTACCGAAATCGAAGGCGAAGATGTGTACGGCAAACTCAAGTTCGAATCGGGTGTCCACCGCGTGCAACGCGTACCGGCTACCGAAACCCAGGGCCGTATTCACACCTCAGCTGCCAGCGTAGCCGTGCTGCCCGAAGCCGAAGAAGTGGACGTTGAGATCAATATGAATGACATCCGGAAAGATACGTTCTGTTCGTCGGGAGCGGGTGGACAGTCAGTAAACACCACATACTCAGCGGTACGTCTGACGCACATTCCGACAGGTCTGGTTGTACAATGTCAGGACGAACGGTCGCAGTTGAAAAATTTCGACAAAGCCTTGACTGTATTACGGTCGCGCTTGTATGAAATTGAATTGCAGAAGCACAACGACGCCATTGCCTCACAACGAAAAACGATGGTCGGTAGTGGCGACCGTTCCGACAAAATCCGAACCTACAATTACCCCCAAAGCCGTGTAACCGACCACCGGATTGGTATGACAGTTTATAATCTTCCTGCTGTTATGGATGGTGGTATCGGTGATTTTATCGAGCAGCTTCGCATCGCCGAAAACGCTGAGCGGTTGAAGGAAGGAGCAACGGCTTAA
- a CDS encoding YbhB/YbcL family Raf kinase inhibitor-like protein produces the protein MNRFKLIITLLICSTSATFAQQPTSTTAPAAPPMRLTSSAFPDGGIIPIKFTQAAPGAAPGGGTSPELSWTNVPAGTQSFILHMHDVDVSRNKSIDDNLHWLVWNIPANLTGLPEGIPGGAQLPDGSYQMNVFTPSYRGPGAAASGPLHHYIFELYALDTKLDVKPSAEGSETRQNVMKAIQNHVLGKAAYVGLFKRPQ, from the coding sequence ATGAATCGATTTAAGCTCATTATCACACTGCTGATCTGTAGCACTTCGGCAACTTTTGCCCAGCAGCCTACATCAACAACGGCGCCAGCAGCTCCACCCATGCGATTAACCAGTTCGGCTTTTCCAGATGGCGGCATCATTCCGATCAAGTTTACCCAGGCGGCTCCAGGTGCAGCTCCGGGCGGAGGGACTTCTCCCGAATTAAGCTGGACCAACGTTCCGGCTGGTACGCAGAGTTTTATCCTTCATATGCACGATGTGGATGTAAGCCGCAACAAAAGCATTGATGACAATCTTCACTGGCTGGTCTGGAATATTCCGGCCAACCTCACAGGGCTGCCCGAAGGAATTCCTGGCGGGGCACAATTACCAGATGGCAGTTATCAGATGAATGTATTCACGCCATCCTATCGTGGGCCGGGTGCTGCGGCTTCGGGGCCTTTACATCATTACATCTTTGAACTTTATGCGTTGGATACGAAACTTGATGTAAAGCCTAGTGCCGAGGGGTCAGAAACCCGTCAGAATGTTATGAAAGCGATTCAGAATCACGTACTTGGCAAGGCAGCTTACGTAGGATTATTTAAGCGGCCTCAGTAA
- a CDS encoding succinate dehydrogenase cytochrome b subunit: protein MAWVTQTLSSSLGRKVIMSLTGLFLCSFLIVHMAGNLQLFKGDGGRAFNEYTYFMTHNPLIKTVSYLLYTSILVHALMAFILTRHNQASRPIKYAYSKPEANSDWSSRNMGILGSILLFFIVVHMRTFWFEMHFGAVPVAEYDGKEYKDLYTVVQAAFGELWYVALYVICMVALGYHLAHGFQSGFQTLGIRHKKYTPAIEFLGKFFFAIIIPAAFAAMPIYVYLQVHHII, encoded by the coding sequence ATGGCTTGGGTAACACAAACTCTGTCCAGCTCCCTCGGCCGCAAGGTCATTATGTCGCTGACGGGACTGTTTTTATGTTCTTTTTTAATTGTACATATGGCTGGTAACCTCCAGCTGTTTAAGGGTGATGGCGGACGGGCCTTCAATGAGTATACGTACTTCATGACGCACAATCCGCTGATCAAGACCGTTTCTTACCTGCTTTATACCTCTATTCTGGTGCATGCCCTGATGGCGTTTATTCTGACGCGCCATAATCAGGCATCACGCCCAATTAAGTATGCGTATAGCAAGCCAGAAGCAAACAGCGATTGGTCGTCTCGTAACATGGGTATCCTGGGGTCTATCCTGCTGTTTTTCATCGTCGTACACATGCGTACATTCTGGTTCGAAATGCACTTCGGGGCAGTTCCTGTAGCCGAATATGATGGGAAAGAGTACAAAGACCTGTACACAGTTGTACAGGCTGCCTTTGGCGAACTGTGGTATGTGGCCCTGTATGTTATCTGTATGGTTGCCTTGGGTTATCACCTGGCGCATGGTTTTCAGAGCGGCTTTCAGACATTGGGTATCCGGCACAAGAAATATACCCCAGCTATCGAGTTCCTGGGTAAATTTTTCTTTGCTATCATCATCCCGGCAGCCTTTGCGGCCATGCCGATTTACGTGTATTTACAGGTTCACCATATTATTTGA
- a CDS encoding cation diffusion facilitator family transporter, whose protein sequence is MASSKTPIYTALAANLGIATTKFIAASITGSSAMISEGIHSLVDTLNELLLLLGLSRSQRPPDQKRPFGYGREQYFWAYVVALLIFAVGGGVSFYEGVTHMQHPELIKDPFWNYIVLGVAFTLDGYSLITAWRAFNATRGDQSLWAAIKDSKDSATFTILFEDASDVLGLIIAFLGVFLGHTFNNPYLDGLASILIGLLLVSVAVVLARESKSLLLGEGVSPQLSAQLVALTEADPAVLKTIQIATIYLGPEEITLVQSVNFHAELTTDAINQAIVRIHASIQKAFPEIKHPFIQPVAMPENSDMLLPRTGVSH, encoded by the coding sequence ATGGCTTCTTCTAAAACACCAATCTACACGGCGTTAGCCGCTAACTTAGGTATTGCCACCACTAAGTTTATTGCTGCCAGTATTACAGGAAGTTCGGCGATGATTTCGGAAGGGATTCATTCATTGGTCGATACGCTGAATGAGTTGTTATTGCTGTTGGGGCTTAGTCGAAGTCAACGTCCACCCGATCAAAAGCGTCCGTTTGGGTATGGGCGTGAGCAATACTTCTGGGCGTATGTAGTGGCACTCCTCATTTTTGCCGTAGGTGGGGGCGTTTCCTTCTACGAAGGCGTAACCCACATGCAACATCCAGAGCTGATCAAAGACCCGTTCTGGAATTACATTGTGTTGGGGGTTGCCTTTACATTAGATGGTTATTCCCTGATTACTGCCTGGCGAGCTTTCAATGCTACCCGTGGTGATCAATCGCTATGGGCGGCTATAAAAGATAGTAAAGACTCGGCTACGTTCACGATTCTGTTTGAAGATGCGTCCGATGTCTTAGGCCTGATCATTGCCTTTCTAGGCGTGTTTTTAGGGCATACCTTTAACAACCCCTATCTGGATGGGCTGGCGTCGATTCTCATTGGCTTGCTGTTAGTCAGTGTAGCCGTTGTTCTGGCGCGTGAAAGCAAAAGTTTACTCCTGGGCGAAGGGGTTTCTCCACAACTGTCTGCCCAGTTAGTGGCATTGACCGAAGCCGATCCAGCGGTTCTAAAGACGATTCAAATTGCGACAATCTATCTCGGTCCAGAAGAAATCACCTTAGTGCAGAGCGTAAATTTCCACGCTGAATTAACAACTGATGCTATCAATCAGGCCATTGTGCGTATTCATGCGTCAATTCAAAAAGCTTTCCCGGAAATAAAACACCCGTTCATTCAGCCGGTAGCTATGCCTGAAAACAGCGATATGTTACTTCCCCGAACAGGGGTAAGTCATTAG
- the fabD gene encoding ACP S-malonyltransferase — protein MNAYVFPGQGSQFRGMGQDLYQNSDAARQLFDQANQVLGYDLTKIMFEGSDEDLKQTIYTQPAVFLHGVVMALTTDSFVPDMVAGHSLGELSALTAAGVLSFEDGLRLASIRATAMQRACELAPSTMAAVLGLADAAIEEVCAGITEEIVVPANYNCPGQVVISGSVAGIQLAEERLKAAGAKRVVPLAVSGAFHSPFMEPARNEFAEAVKTMIFNAPRCPVYQNVNAEAVTEPQQIKENLIAQLTSPVRWTQSVERMVADGATSFFECGPGKVLQGLIKKISPATPVAGI, from the coding sequence ATGAACGCATACGTATTTCCGGGTCAGGGTTCGCAGTTTCGCGGTATGGGCCAGGACCTCTACCAGAACTCCGACGCTGCCCGCCAATTGTTCGATCAGGCAAATCAGGTGCTGGGCTACGACCTGACCAAAATCATGTTTGAAGGTTCCGACGAAGACCTTAAACAAACCATTTATACGCAGCCTGCCGTTTTTCTGCATGGTGTTGTCATGGCCCTCACCACCGATTCATTTGTTCCAGACATGGTGGCGGGTCACTCTCTTGGTGAATTGTCGGCGCTTACAGCAGCGGGAGTATTGTCTTTTGAAGATGGTCTTCGGTTGGCGTCAATTCGAGCAACGGCCATGCAGCGTGCCTGCGAGTTAGCCCCATCGACTATGGCTGCCGTACTAGGCTTGGCCGATGCGGCTATTGAAGAAGTATGTGCCGGCATCACCGAAGAGATTGTGGTTCCAGCCAACTACAACTGTCCTGGTCAGGTAGTTATTTCTGGAAGCGTAGCAGGCATCCAACTAGCCGAAGAGCGCCTGAAAGCAGCCGGAGCCAAGCGGGTTGTGCCGCTGGCAGTAAGTGGGGCTTTCCACTCCCCGTTTATGGAACCCGCCCGAAACGAATTCGCTGAAGCCGTGAAAACAATGATCTTCAACGCACCACGCTGCCCCGTTTATCAGAACGTAAACGCAGAAGCGGTAACAGAGCCACAACAAATTAAAGAAAACCTGATCGCCCAACTCACATCGCCCGTTCGCTGGACACAGTCCGTTGAGCGTATGGTGGCTGATGGCGCTACCAGCTTCTTTGAGTGCGGACCTGGCAAAGTTCTTCAGGGATTAATCAAAAAGATTAGCCCTGCTACGCCAGTTGCAGGCATTTGA
- a CDS encoding cation:proton antiporter, whose amino-acid sequence MELYYSFSVLIVLTAIFSYVNERFLKLPPTIGIMLMAMVVSVALVITGNIFPNLFDSFSRFIANLDFTEILMGAMLNFLLFAGAIHVRLKDLREQRAPIIVFSTISVIISTLLVGALTYFLLPFFRLNVPLIQCLVFGALISPTDPIAVLGILKKAGVRKSLETKVAGESLFNDGVAVVVFVVLLQLAQGSDVDLSFGNISWLLIKEALGGFGMGLLIGYVGSKAMQKIDSANVSALITLAVVMGGYLVARAMHISGPLTMVAAGLVVGNFGKATRISVNTRDYLDKFWELIDEIMNAILFLIIGFELLLIPHIMNYWLVGIISIAVVLFARFISIWVPTLLIPFDTKFDRRTITILVWGGLRGGVSVALALSIDEDLNKNLFLSITYFIVVFSVMVQGLTVGKLTQMKKPLETSAAR is encoded by the coding sequence ATGGAATTATACTATTCATTTTCAGTCCTCATCGTTCTAACCGCTATATTCTCTTACGTCAACGAACGCTTCTTAAAACTACCGCCTACTATCGGTATTATGCTGATGGCTATGGTGGTTTCGGTAGCCCTGGTTATTACGGGTAATATCTTCCCAAACCTGTTCGATAGTTTCTCGCGTTTTATAGCAAATCTGGATTTTACCGAAATCCTGATGGGCGCCATGCTCAATTTTCTACTTTTTGCAGGCGCTATTCACGTACGGCTCAAAGACCTTCGGGAGCAGCGCGCACCCATTATCGTTTTCTCAACCATCAGCGTGATTATATCGACGTTACTGGTTGGGGCTTTAACGTATTTCCTGTTACCGTTTTTCCGGTTGAACGTTCCTTTAATTCAATGCCTGGTTTTTGGTGCCTTAATCTCGCCAACCGATCCGATTGCCGTATTGGGCATTCTGAAAAAGGCTGGTGTGCGTAAATCACTGGAAACAAAGGTTGCGGGCGAATCCCTGTTTAATGATGGCGTGGCCGTTGTGGTATTTGTCGTTTTATTGCAGTTGGCTCAGGGATCGGATGTAGATCTGTCGTTTGGCAACATCTCCTGGCTGCTTATTAAGGAAGCACTCGGCGGTTTTGGTATGGGGCTACTGATTGGATACGTTGGCTCAAAGGCTATGCAGAAAATCGACAGTGCTAATGTGTCGGCGTTAATTACGCTGGCCGTGGTTATGGGCGGGTATTTAGTGGCTCGTGCCATGCATATCTCAGGCCCATTAACGATGGTTGCGGCCGGATTAGTGGTTGGCAATTTTGGGAAAGCTACCCGTATTTCCGTGAATACCCGCGATTATCTGGATAAGTTTTGGGAGTTAATCGATGAGATCATGAACGCTATTCTTTTCCTGATTATTGGATTTGAATTGCTATTGATTCCACACATTATGAATTACTGGCTAGTAGGAATTATTAGCATCGCCGTAGTGCTATTTGCCCGATTCATTTCGATATGGGTCCCGACCTTACTCATTCCTTTCGACACAAAGTTTGACCGACGAACGATTACCATTCTGGTATGGGGTGGCTTACGCGGTGGTGTTTCTGTGGCGCTGGCCTTATCCATCGACGAAGACCTGAATAAGAACCTGTTTTTGTCAATCACTTATTTCATCGTTGTTTTCTCCGTTATGGTACAAGGGTTGACGGTAGGCAAGCTTACCCAAATGAAGAAACCACTTGAAACTTCGGCAGCACGGTAA
- a CDS encoding fumarate reductase/succinate dehydrogenase flavoprotein subunit has protein sequence MTLESKIPAGPLAEKWARHKFALKLVNPANKRKYDIIVVGTGLAGASAAASLAELGYNVKAFCFQDSPRRAHSIAAQGGINAAKNYQNDGDSVFRLFYDTIKGGDYRAREGNVHRLAEVSVNIIDQCVAQGVPFAREYGGTLANRSFGGSQVSRTFYARGQTGQQLLLGAYSALSRQVSTGKVKLYPRTEMLDLVVEGGKARGIVVRNLITGKIESHSGHAVLLCTGGYGNVFYLSTNAMGCNVTAAWKAHKKGAFFGNPCFTQIHPTCIPVSGHYQSKLTLMSESLRNDGRVWAPKSKEDAQKIQKGQLKPTDLPDDARDYFLERRYPSFGNLVPRDVASRNAKYVCDEGRGVAKTGLAVYLDFADAIKRDGQKTIEAKYGNLFEMYEKITGENPYETPMMIYPAVHYTMGGLWVDYNLMTTIPGLYALGEANFSDHGANRLGASALMQGLADGYFVIPYTVGDYLATIGPADKIPVDSPAFKEAEKKVQDQINRLLSIKGDRPVDDLHKELGHIMWEYCGMSRTAEGLATAKQKIQALKKEFWSNVKVLGDADEMNQALEQAARVADFIELGELMVDDALNRNESCGGHFREEYQTPDGEALRDDENYAYVAAWEYQGENQPEVLNKEVLEFENVKLTQRSYK, from the coding sequence ATGACACTGGAATCTAAAATCCCCGCAGGTCCTTTAGCCGAAAAATGGGCACGGCATAAATTTGCGTTGAAACTGGTCAACCCGGCCAACAAACGTAAATACGATATTATTGTAGTTGGTACGGGTCTAGCTGGTGCTTCGGCGGCTGCGTCGCTGGCAGAGTTGGGCTATAACGTAAAGGCATTCTGTTTTCAGGATAGTCCACGTCGGGCGCACTCGATTGCGGCTCAAGGTGGTATCAACGCGGCTAAAAATTACCAGAACGACGGCGACAGTGTGTTCCGTTTGTTCTATGACACAATCAAAGGCGGTGACTACCGCGCTCGTGAGGGAAACGTTCATCGGCTGGCAGAGGTTAGTGTCAATATCATCGACCAATGCGTAGCGCAGGGTGTTCCGTTTGCCCGTGAGTACGGCGGTACACTCGCTAACCGATCATTCGGTGGTTCGCAGGTGTCGCGTACGTTCTATGCGCGTGGTCAAACAGGTCAGCAGTTGCTGTTAGGGGCTTACTCGGCGCTGAGCCGTCAGGTGTCTACCGGAAAAGTAAAACTATACCCTCGTACCGAAATGCTCGACCTGGTTGTTGAAGGCGGCAAAGCGCGGGGTATTGTCGTTCGGAACCTGATCACGGGTAAAATCGAATCGCATTCAGGGCATGCTGTGCTGCTTTGCACAGGTGGTTACGGTAACGTGTTCTACCTCTCGACGAATGCGATGGGTTGTAACGTAACGGCAGCCTGGAAGGCCCACAAGAAAGGGGCATTTTTCGGGAACCCTTGCTTTACACAAATTCACCCAACCTGTATTCCGGTATCGGGCCACTACCAATCGAAACTGACGCTGATGTCGGAATCGTTGCGGAACGATGGTCGGGTTTGGGCACCGAAATCGAAAGAAGATGCGCAGAAAATCCAGAAAGGTCAGTTGAAACCAACCGATCTGCCGGATGACGCGCGTGACTACTTCCTCGAACGTCGGTATCCATCGTTTGGAAACCTGGTGCCTCGCGACGTGGCTTCGAGGAACGCCAAATACGTTTGCGATGAAGGCCGTGGCGTAGCTAAAACCGGTCTGGCTGTTTATCTTGACTTCGCCGATGCGATCAAACGCGACGGTCAGAAAACGATTGAAGCCAAATACGGTAACCTCTTCGAGATGTACGAAAAAATCACTGGCGAAAATCCGTACGAAACGCCAATGATGATCTACCCTGCCGTCCACTATACGATGGGAGGTTTATGGGTCGACTACAACTTGATGACCACGATTCCGGGTTTGTATGCCCTTGGCGAAGCGAACTTCTCTGATCACGGTGCTAACCGACTCGGTGCATCGGCCTTGATGCAGGGGCTTGCCGACGGTTATTTCGTGATTCCATACACGGTTGGTGATTATCTGGCTACCATTGGGCCTGCTGATAAAATTCCAGTCGATTCGCCAGCTTTCAAAGAAGCGGAGAAGAAAGTTCAGGATCAGATTAATCGTCTATTATCGATTAAAGGTGATCGTCCCGTTGATGATCTGCACAAAGAACTAGGCCATATCATGTGGGAATACTGCGGTATGTCTCGCACTGCCGAAGGGTTGGCCACTGCTAAACAGAAGATTCAGGCACTGAAAAAAGAGTTCTGGAGCAATGTGAAAGTGTTGGGCGATGCCGATGAAATGAACCAGGCTCTCGAACAGGCAGCCCGCGTAGCTGACTTTATCGAACTCGGTGAACTAATGGTCGATGATGCCCTGAACCGGAACGAATCGTGTGGTGGTCACTTCCGCGAGGAGTACCAGACGCCCGATGGGGAAGCGTTGCGTGACGACGAAAATTACGCTTATGTAGCTGCCTGGGAGTATCAGGGTGAAAACCAGCCTGAGGTACTCAACAAAGAAGTGCTTGAGTTCGAAAATGTGAAACTGACACAGCGGAGTTATAAATAA
- a CDS encoding GNAT family N-acetyltransferase — protein sequence MKHILDNPAWNALCSGNSQLSVGTETAKYFVAEVSPFAGIQENTPENFDHLHQIAPSDSAVILIADEPLTIPESWKILNRIDGFQMVYTKRIDPVPPTAPIVPLTEQHVPQMLALTKLTNPGPFSRRTIEFGHYEGIFEGDALVAMTGQRLHAFDFAEISAVCTHPDYLGKGYARQLILNQIYRIQANAGTPYLHVRSDNTRAIGVYEAMGFERRTEIYFYVLFKN from the coding sequence ATGAAACATATTCTGGATAATCCAGCCTGGAACGCACTATGTTCCGGCAATAGTCAGTTGTCTGTGGGAACTGAAACCGCCAAGTATTTTGTCGCAGAAGTGTCGCCCTTTGCGGGTATTCAGGAAAATACCCCGGAAAACTTTGACCACTTACACCAAATTGCTCCGTCTGATAGCGCGGTTATTTTAATTGCCGACGAGCCGCTAACAATTCCCGAAAGCTGGAAAATACTGAATCGGATAGATGGTTTTCAGATGGTTTATACGAAACGTATTGACCCTGTTCCGCCAACGGCACCAATTGTGCCCCTAACCGAGCAGCACGTGCCTCAGATGTTGGCGCTAACGAAATTGACGAATCCAGGTCCGTTTTCGCGGAGAACAATTGAGTTTGGCCATTATGAAGGGATTTTTGAGGGTGATGCACTGGTGGCGATGACTGGCCAGCGGTTACACGCGTTTGACTTTGCCGAAATTAGCGCGGTCTGTACGCATCCCGATTATTTGGGTAAAGGGTATGCCCGACAACTTATCCTCAATCAAATTTATCGAATTCAGGCCAATGCGGGCACGCCTTATCTACATGTGCGATCCGATAATACGCGGGCTATTGGCGTCTACGAGGCTATGGGATTTGAACGTAGAACTGAAATTTACTTTTACGTATTATTTAAAAATTAG
- a CDS encoding SGNH/GDSL hydrolase family protein, with protein sequence MKNLVLLLMLVGLTSSIEHKELTWVAIGDSITYLNEHKDETGNRITKGYMTRVTEELPYIKYINQGHNGWTSGGIAKAAETLGLTKADVYSIFLGTNDWWSGRPLGRLDDYQRNTGNNTVYGSFRIIVDKLRSLNPQAPIILITPMQRVDFVYVANFKNNAYGSYKAKNGQYLEAFANAIDSIGRFDHFPVVDLYHLKGLEAKKLVKYKRLKDPKSGVYNNYPYPKFIDIPFNPETDEYPYPVESIDKTYDGLHPSDKGYELISRQLVKIMKRY encoded by the coding sequence ATGAAAAATCTGGTTCTGCTCTTAATGCTGGTTGGCTTGACCAGCTCGATAGAACACAAAGAACTTACGTGGGTAGCCATCGGCGATTCGATTACCTACCTGAATGAGCATAAAGATGAAACCGGAAATCGCATTACGAAAGGGTATATGACCCGCGTTACGGAGGAATTACCTTACATTAAGTACATCAATCAGGGTCATAATGGCTGGACTTCGGGTGGCATTGCAAAGGCTGCTGAAACATTAGGACTGACTAAAGCAGATGTCTATTCAATCTTTTTGGGCACGAATGACTGGTGGTCTGGTAGGCCTTTAGGTCGTCTGGACGATTATCAACGCAATACGGGTAATAACACCGTCTATGGCTCATTCCGCATCATTGTCGATAAACTCCGAAGTTTAAATCCGCAGGCACCGATTATCTTAATCACGCCCATGCAGCGAGTTGATTTCGTTTATGTGGCGAATTTCAAAAATAACGCCTACGGGTCGTATAAAGCTAAAAATGGCCAATACCTCGAAGCCTTCGCCAACGCAATCGATTCAATTGGCCGCTTTGACCATTTCCCTGTGGTTGATCTCTATCACCTAAAAGGTTTAGAGGCCAAAAAGCTGGTTAAGTATAAACGACTGAAAGATCCCAAAAGCGGGGTTTACAACAACTATCCGTATCCGAAATTCATTGATATCCCCTTTAATCCCGAAACAGATGAGTACCCCTATCCGGTTGAATCGATTGACAAAACCTATGATGGATTGCATCCTTCCGATAAAGGCTATGAACTCATTAGCCGACAGCTGGTTAAGATCATGAAACGCTATTAA
- a CDS encoding succinate dehydrogenase/fumarate reductase iron-sulfur subunit, which yields MKINLKVWRQKNSNTAGKLVEYQLDNVSEDMSFLEMFDVLNDSLTRKGEDPVTFDHDCREGICGTCSMYINGRAHGPQTGATTCQLHMRSFNDGDTIVVEPWRARSFPVIKDLMVDRAAFDRIIQSGGYVSVNTGSARDANEILIPRTIADEAMDAAACIGCGACVAACKNASAMLFVSAKVSQLAILPQGHSEHKERAERMVAQMDAEGFGACSFTGACSVECPKSISLDHIARMNREYLGAKISSDNVNG from the coding sequence ATGAAGATCAACCTAAAAGTCTGGAGACAGAAAAATAGCAATACAGCCGGGAAATTGGTCGAATATCAACTGGATAACGTATCGGAAGATATGTCGTTTCTGGAAATGTTCGACGTACTGAACGATTCGCTGACCCGGAAAGGCGAAGATCCTGTTACGTTCGACCACGATTGCCGGGAGGGTATCTGCGGTACGTGTTCGATGTACATCAACGGACGAGCGCACGGCCCACAAACGGGTGCTACCACCTGTCAGTTGCACATGCGCTCGTTTAACGATGGCGACACCATTGTGGTTGAACCTTGGCGGGCACGTTCATTCCCGGTTATCAAAGACCTGATGGTTGACCGGGCCGCTTTCGACCGGATTATCCAATCGGGAGGTTATGTTTCGGTGAATACCGGTTCGGCTCGTGACGCCAACGAAATCCTGATTCCTCGTACCATTGCTGATGAAGCGATGGACGCTGCGGCCTGTATTGGTTGTGGTGCCTGCGTAGCAGCTTGTAAAAATGCGTCGGCTATGCTGTTCGTTTCGGCGAAAGTGTCGCAACTAGCGATCCTGCCACAAGGTCATTCGGAGCACAAAGAGCGGGCTGAACGTATGGTGGCGCAAATGGATGCAGAAGGTTTCGGTGCTTGTTCATTCACCGGCGCTTGCTCGGTTGAGTGTCCAAAATCGATTTCGCTCGATCACATTGCCCGCATGAATCGTGAGTATCTGGGTGCTAAAATCAGCTCAGATAACGTTAACGGATAA